In Patescibacteria group bacterium, one DNA window encodes the following:
- a CDS encoding glycosyltransferase family 1 protein, which translates to MRIGIDCRTILDPEHGESAGVGHYTYHLIENLLKIDTKNKYVLFFDRRVGDAGHFKQKNSEIKFFPFIEYKNFLPIAYSHFLAAAYVTREKLDVFHSPASSIPLAYSGNSVVTIHDMAIYQNKSWFPGQIFATRVVVPSSVRRAKKVITVSNYTKQDLVKFMQIPEEKVTVVYNGVDIKIDERESAQTRKDFLKNKFGIEKKYILFVGTIQPRKNIMGVIQAFDRLRGTSAYEDFQLVIAGKKGWDNDDVFRSIRQFGLTKKVIFTGYITSSDKALLMKNASLFVFPSFYEGFGLSILEAQKVGTPVITSDITSMPEVADEGAILVDPYNIDAISKAMKKSLTDQDLRNSLIKKGYENVAKFSWEKCARETLDVYKEIVGK; encoded by the coding sequence ATGAGAATTGGAATTGATTGTCGAACAATTTTAGATCCAGAACATGGAGAATCAGCAGGAGTTGGACATTATACTTATCATTTGATTGAAAATTTATTAAAAATTGATACAAAGAATAAGTATGTGTTGTTTTTTGATCGTCGAGTTGGCGATGCTGGACATTTCAAGCAAAAAAATTCGGAAATAAAGTTTTTTCCATTTATCGAATACAAAAATTTTTTGCCAATTGCATATTCTCATTTTTTGGCAGCTGCATATGTAACTCGTGAAAAACTTGATGTTTTTCATTCTCCAGCTTCTTCAATTCCATTAGCATATTCTGGAAATTCTGTAGTAACAATTCATGATATGGCGATTTATCAAAATAAGTCTTGGTTTCCAGGACAAATTTTTGCAACTAGAGTTGTTGTTCCTTCAAGTGTTAGACGGGCAAAAAAAGTAATTACAGTTTCAAATTATACTAAGCAAGATTTGGTGAAATTTATGCAAATTCCGGAAGAAAAAGTGACAGTAGTCTATAATGGCGTTGATATAAAAATTGATGAACGAGAATCAGCGCAAACAAGGAAAGATTTTTTGAAAAATAAATTTGGAATAGAAAAAAAATATATTTTGTTTGTCGGTACAATTCAGCCAAGGAAAAATATTATGGGAGTAATTCAAGCTTTTGATCGTTTGCGAGGAACAAGCGCTTACGAAGATTTTCAATTAGTTATTGCTGGTAAAAAAGGTTGGGATAATGACGATGTTTTTAGAAGTATCCGACAATTTGGTTTAACAAAAAAAGTGATTTTTACTGGCTACATTACATCTTCTGATAAAGCATTATTGATGAAAAATGCATCGTTATTTGTTTTTCCATCTTTTTATGAAGGATTTGGATTATCGATATTAGAAGCTCAAAAAGTTGGAACTCCAGTAATTACATCTGATATTACTTCAATGCCAGAAGTTGCTGATGAAGGCGCAATTCTAGTTGATCCATATAATATTGATGCAATTTCTAAGGCAATGAAAAAATCTTTGACTGATCAAGATTTAAGGAATTCTTTGATAAAAAAAGGATATGAAAATGTTGCTAAGTTTTCTTGGGAGAAATGTGCACGTGAAACACTCGACGTTTACAAAGAAATTGTGGGAAAATAA
- a CDS encoding radical SAM protein: MKNNNKKIIVWNVTSKCNLKCEFCFGPEKRIEDLNTNQARKMIDEFKMQGFEKIVFTGGEPLTRKDVLNLIEYAKELGFYTILHTNGLLLTKEKLEMIVKFLDQINLPIDGSDEKINQIMRERGVFAKVVEILEWLKEYHELKIVISTVVTKLNKNCIIKIAKILPKNIYKWRIFQFKAIGKAELFKDKYEVSDDEFKKISEDVKKLDLNFDIQFVGRNDEFYESYLIK, encoded by the coding sequence ATGAAAAATAATAATAAAAAAATTATTGTTTGGAATGTAACGAGCAAATGCAATTTAAAATGTGAATTTTGTTTTGGTCCTGAAAAAAGAATTGAAGATTTGAATACTAATCAGGCTAGAAAAATGATTGATGAGTTTAAAATGCAAGGTTTTGAAAAAATAGTTTTTACTGGTGGAGAGCCTTTGACAAGAAAAGATGTGTTAAACTTAATTGAATACGCAAAAGAATTAGGATTTTATACTATTTTGCATACGAATGGATTATTGTTAACAAAAGAAAAATTGGAGATGATAGTTAAATTTTTGGACCAGATAAATTTACCTATCGATGGATCTGATGAAAAAATAAATCAGATCATGCGCGAACGAGGTGTTTTTGCAAAAGTAGTAGAGATTTTAGAATGGTTAAAAGAATACCATGAATTAAAAATTGTGATTTCGACAGTAGTGACAAAATTGAACAAAAATTGTATAATAAAAATAGCTAAGATTTTGCCAAAAAATATTTATAAATGGAGAATTTTTCAATTTAAAGCAATTGGAAAAGCAGAATTGTTTAAGGATAAATACGAAGTTAGTGATGATGAATTTAAGAAAATTAGTGAAGATGTGAAGAAATTAGATTTGAATTTTGATATTCAATTTGTAGGAAGAAATGATGAATTTTATGAAAGTTACTTAATAAAGTAA
- the argS gene encoding arginine--tRNA ligase: MIKDKIRKNLEEAIKKTGFDLPKEIAILQPQNEEFGDYSSSVAMVLAKLEKQNPILVAEKILKYLDIKKLNIYKDITVAKPGFINFFLSEKYLLDELSTILKVKEKYGQGRIEKRNKINVEFISANPTGKLHVGHGRGAFYGDVLSNVLKKAGYDVTREFYINDAKNSKQIKTLGEILHGQKNPYATEFVDKLIKDLGQTENYWKTTQIGDAGFQLAEKIQLANREFIERDLGIHFDVWMSEQSLHDMGLPEKTMKWLNTIGLTYEKDEALWMKTTKFGDDKDRVLMRKTGELTYFFADIMYHFDKFERGFDELVDIWGADHHGYMERMQAAVKAMEREGDLKIIITQLVRLISNGKEVKMSKRAGTVVNLDWLVKEVGLDATRFFFLMKSVETHMDFNLDLAKEQSKKNPVYYVQYAYARISSIESRMSTNAFQATNTTNFGLLKEPAEFELIKILLKFPEIVADVSKNYEIQGLPVYAIAIADKFHNFYEKCRVLTEDEELTEARLGLVEATRIVLGETLDLMGIEKKTKM, translated from the coding sequence ATGATAAAAGATAAAATTAGAAAAAATTTAGAAGAGGCGATTAAAAAGACTGGTTTTGATTTGCCAAAAGAAATTGCTATTTTGCAACCACAAAATGAAGAATTTGGTGATTATTCCTCGAGCGTGGCGATGGTTTTGGCAAAGTTAGAAAAACAGAATCCGATACTTGTGGCAGAGAAGATATTGAAATATTTGGATATCAAGAAATTAAATATTTATAAAGATATTACTGTTGCCAAGCCTGGTTTTATAAATTTTTTTCTGTCTGAAAAATATCTACTTGATGAATTAAGTACTATTTTGAAAGTAAAAGAAAAATATGGACAAGGAAGGATAGAAAAAAGAAATAAAATTAATGTGGAATTTATTTCAGCAAATCCAACTGGTAAATTGCATGTCGGTCATGGAAGAGGCGCTTTTTATGGAGATGTGTTATCTAATGTTTTGAAAAAAGCAGGCTATGATGTGACTAGAGAATTTTATATCAATGATGCTAAAAATTCAAAACAAATAAAAACATTGGGTGAGATTTTACATGGTCAGAAAAATCCTTATGCCACTGAATTTGTGGATAAATTAATTAAAGATTTGGGTCAGACAGAAAATTATTGGAAAACAACACAAATTGGTGATGCTGGATTTCAATTGGCAGAAAAAATTCAATTAGCTAATCGAGAATTTATTGAACGAGATTTAGGAATTCACTTTGATGTTTGGATGTCAGAACAATCATTACATGATATGGGCTTGCCTGAAAAAACAATGAAATGGCTAAATACAATTGGTTTAACTTATGAAAAAGATGAGGCCTTGTGGATGAAGACCACAAAATTTGGTGATGATAAGGATCGAGTTTTAATGAGAAAAACTGGTGAGCTCACATATTTTTTTGCAGATATAATGTATCATTTTGATAAATTTGAAAGAGGTTTTGATGAGCTTGTTGATATTTGGGGTGCTGATCATCATGGATATATGGAAAGAATGCAGGCAGCAGTAAAAGCAATGGAACGAGAAGGAGATTTAAAAATTATCATTACTCAACTTGTTAGATTAATTTCTAATGGCAAAGAAGTGAAGATGTCAAAAAGAGCTGGAACTGTTGTGAATTTGGATTGGTTGGTAAAAGAAGTAGGACTGGATGCAACAAGATTTTTCTTTTTAATGAAATCAGTTGAAACACACATGGATTTTAATTTGGATCTAGCAAAAGAACAATCCAAGAAAAATCCGGTGTATTATGTACAATATGCTTATGCGAGAATTTCTAGTATTGAATCGCGAATGAGCACAAATGCCTTTCAGGCCACAAATACCACAAATTTTGGATTATTGAAAGAACCTGCAGAATTTGAATTGATTAAAATTTTGTTAAAATTTCCAGAAATTGTGGCTGATGTTTCCAAAAATTATGAAATTCAAGGATTGCCTGTTTATGCAATTGCAATTGCTGACAAGTTTCATAATTTTTATGAAAAATGCAGAGTGCTGACTGAAGATGAAGAATTGACTGAAGCAAGATTAGGATTAGTTGAGGCAACGAGAATTGTATTAGGTGAGACTTTGGATTTGATGGGAATTGAAAAGAAGACAAAGATGTAA